In the Helicobacter cetorum MIT 99-5656 genome, AGTTCATTTAAGCGTTTTAAAATTTCTTTATTAGGGGTGAAAACGCATTCTTTAAGGTGTTTTAGATTTTCTTGTATCTCTTGCTTATCCTTAATCAATTCATTATAGAAAACTTCAGGCATAAGCCCTAAGTTATAGGCGTATTCGCCTAGTCTAAAGAGCGTGTTATCTTCTCTTAAAAGCAAGCGATATTCTGCTCTACTAGTAAACATTCTATAAGGCTCATTCGTGCCTTTAGTAACTAAATCATCAATTAGCACACCAATATATGCCTCACTTCGCTTTAAAATAAAAGGGGCTTGATGTTTGAGAGCTAATACGGCGTTAATCCCTGCCATAAGCCCTTGAGCGGCAGCCTCTTCATAGCCGGTAGTCCCATTGATTTGTCCAGCTAAGTATAAGCCCTTAATTTTTTTGGTTTCTAAAGTGTGGGTTAATTCTGTAGGTTGGACAAAATCATATTCTATCGCATAGCCATAGCGAGTGATAAGGGCATTTTCTAAACCTTTGATAGAATGAATGACTTTTTCTTGCACATCTAGAGGTAAAGAAGTGCTTAAGCCATTCACATAGTATTCGCTTTTGTTAATAGTTTGGGGTTCTAAAAACAGCTGGTGGCGTTCTTTTTCGCTAAAGCGATTGACTTTATCTTCAATGCTAGGGCAATACCTTGGGCCTACGCCTTCAATTTGACCGGTAAATAGGGGGGCTCTGTGAAAATTGTCTCTAATAAGCTTATGGGTAGTGGGATTAGTGTAAGTGATAAAGCAAGAGAGTTGGGTGGGGTTAAAATCTGTGGTTTTATAGCTAAAAAAAGGGGGGTTCTCATCTCCAAAATGCTCTTCTAAGCCTTCAAAATTAATGCTATTTCCAGCCACTCTAGGGCAAGTGCCGGTTTTTAATCTATCTACTTTAAAGCCAAGCTCTCTTAAATTTAAAGCGAGTGAGTTAGAGGCGTTTTCTCCAAAGCGTCCGTTTTCATTTTTATGTTCGCCAATATGTACCACCCCTTTTAAAAAAGTGCCTGTAGTGATAATCACTTTTTTAGCTTTGTAGGTATTACCGATGTTGGTTGTTACGCCTATGACTTCATCGTTTTCAATGATTAAGCTCTCAGTCATTTCTTGAGACACGCTCAAATTTTCAGTATTTAAGATTAGATTTCTTGCAAAAATGCGGTAAGTATCCATATCAATTTGTGCTCTAGTTCCCCTAACCGCTGGGCCTTTAGAAGCGTTTAACACACGATATTGTAAGCCACTATTATCGGTAATTATCCCCATAGCCCCCCCTAAAACATCTACTTCTTTAGTTAAATGCCCTTTACCTAAGCCCCCAATGGCAGGATTACAGCTCGCTAGACCTATACTATCTATAAGCATGGTGATTAAATGCGTTTTAGCTCCCATTTTTGCCGCAATTAGGCTTGCTTCAATGCCGGCATGTCCCCCACCAACCACTAAAATATCACTTTCTTTTATCACTTTTTTTCCTATTTTGATATTATTTCTTCCAGACGCTCGACCACTAAGAGAAGCGAGTAAGCGAATTTGAGAAAGTTTTATTGTAGCATGTAGGGTAGTAATTTTAAAGGGTAAACAAGATGGAAAATAACTCGTATACAGATGATAAAAGCACAAAAATAGTGCGTGTTGTTGGTTTAATAGGAGGGGTGCTTTTAGCACTCATTGTCTATTACGCTCTACACGCACAAATGCCCTATGCAATAGAGCAAATCCCCAAACTCAGCTCTTTAAATTCTGCGGCCATGCCTATTGTGGCATCAGTATCTATTTTAATGGGTGTGTGGTGGATGACCGAAGCTATTGACTTACCCGCAACCGCCCTTTTGCCCCTAGTGCTCTTTAGTGTTTTTGGTGTGGATAAATTTGCTAGTGTTAGTGCGTCTTATGCATCGCCGATTATCTTTTTGTTTATGGGGGGCTTTATTTTAGCACTAGGTATGCAAAAATGGAATTTACACACTCGCATAGCCCTAAGCATTATCTTACTCGTAGGCACAAGCCCTAGAAGATTGATTTTAGGTTTTATGATAGCCACAGGCTTTCTATCCATGTGGGTGAGTAATACCGCAACGGCTGTAATGATGCTTCCGGTGGGATTGAGTGTTTTGCACCTAGTGGCAAAATTAGTTGGCACAGAGAATAAAGAAAAAACCAAAAGATTGCAAGAAGAAATTACCAAAGCCCATGGGGGCATAATGAGTCATATTGTGCATAAGGGTAAGGATATTACGCATGCCATTCAAGAAAAAAGCGCCATTTA is a window encoding:
- the mnmG gene encoding tRNA uridine-5-carboxymethylaminomethyl(34) synthesis enzyme MnmG — its product is MIKESDILVVGGGHAGIEASLIAAKMGAKTHLITMLIDSIGLASCNPAIGGLGKGHLTKEVDVLGGAMGIITDNSGLQYRVLNASKGPAVRGTRAQIDMDTYRIFARNLILNTENLSVSQEMTESLIIENDEVIGVTTNIGNTYKAKKVIITTGTFLKGVVHIGEHKNENGRFGENASNSLALNLRELGFKVDRLKTGTCPRVAGNSINFEGLEEHFGDENPPFFSYKTTDFNPTQLSCFITYTNPTTHKLIRDNFHRAPLFTGQIEGVGPRYCPSIEDKVNRFSEKERHQLFLEPQTINKSEYYVNGLSTSLPLDVQEKVIHSIKGLENALITRYGYAIEYDFVQPTELTHTLETKKIKGLYLAGQINGTTGYEEAAAQGLMAGINAVLALKHQAPFILKRSEAYIGVLIDDLVTKGTNEPYRMFTSRAEYRLLLREDNTLFRLGEYAYNLGLMPEVFYNELIKDKQEIQENLKHLKECVFTPNKEILKRLNELDENPINDKINGISLLGRDSFSLEKMRAFFDFLSPLNERVLEQIKIECKYNIYIEKQHENIAKMDSMLKVSIPKDFVFQGIPGLSLEAIEKLEKFRPKSLFEASEISGITPANLDVLHLYIHLRKNS